In one window of Bernardetia sp. DNA:
- a CDS encoding ABC transporter permease, translating to MNFSLWLESLSMATGALKSNLLRTLLSLLGVTIGIFAIIGVLTFVDALEKGIKGSLSFLGEDVIYIQKMPWIFQSNYPWWKYINRPDPSMEEFRFLEKNLTEAQAVSVFAVRSGFTAKHKKNSLSGLTVQGITFQHNIVSDIPIEYGRYFTQIEVDRAVEVVILGNTVAKDLFGEENIESVIDKVIRLKGRKFRVIGVLKKQGDNLLDAPSNDNITLMPYYTLAKMIPEGKTGIQPTISIKGFESDKDLQNVQGEITGLLRIKRGLRPKQEENFALNRPEQFATFLDGVIGVLTLAGWAIGFFSILVGGFGIANIMFVSVKERTSLIGVQKALGAKQGFILWQFLLEAILLCIIGGIGGLILVSFLSFFSSDTFIISLSLKNMILGVSVATIIGIIAGIIPAILAARLDPVEAMRSV from the coding sequence ATGAATTTTTCGCTTTGGTTGGAAAGCCTTTCTATGGCAACAGGGGCATTGAAAAGTAATCTTTTACGTACCCTCCTTTCTCTTTTGGGTGTTACTATCGGTATTTTTGCCATTATTGGCGTGCTTACTTTTGTAGATGCATTAGAAAAAGGAATCAAAGGCAGCTTATCATTTTTAGGGGAAGACGTAATTTATATTCAAAAGATGCCTTGGATTTTCCAATCTAACTATCCGTGGTGGAAATATATCAATCGTCCAGACCCTAGTATGGAAGAGTTTCGTTTCCTAGAAAAAAATCTAACAGAAGCGCAGGCTGTTTCCGTTTTTGCTGTTCGTTCTGGCTTTACAGCAAAACATAAAAAAAATAGTCTTTCTGGTCTTACTGTTCAAGGAATTACCTTCCAACACAATATTGTCAGTGATATCCCCATCGAATACGGACGTTATTTTACACAAATTGAAGTAGATAGAGCCGTAGAAGTAGTTATTTTAGGAAATACAGTAGCAAAAGATTTATTTGGAGAAGAAAATATAGAAAGCGTAATTGATAAAGTTATTAGATTGAAGGGACGAAAATTTAGAGTAATTGGCGTACTGAAAAAACAAGGAGACAACCTTTTGGATGCTCCAAGCAACGACAATATTACCCTTATGCCTTACTACACACTTGCCAAGATGATTCCAGAAGGCAAAACAGGCATACAACCCACCATTTCCATAAAAGGATTTGAATCAGATAAAGATTTACAAAACGTACAGGGAGAAATTACTGGACTTTTAAGAATAAAAAGAGGTTTACGCCCCAAACAAGAAGAAAACTTTGCTCTCAACCGTCCAGAACAGTTTGCTACATTTTTAGACGGTGTTATTGGAGTTCTGACATTAGCAGGCTGGGCAATAGGCTTTTTCTCTATCTTGGTAGGAGGCTTTGGCATTGCTAATATTATGTTTGTTTCTGTAAAGGAACGTACGTCGCTCATAGGCGTTCAGAAGGCACTGGGAGCAAAACAGGGCTTTATTTTATGGCAATTCTTACTAGAAGCAATTTTACTCTGTATCATTGGAGGAATTGGAGGACTTATTTTGGTATCTTTTCTATCTTTCTTTTCTAGTGATACCTTTATTATTTCGCTTTCCCTCAAAAATATGATATTAGGAGTAAGCGTAGCTACTATTATCGGAATTATAGCAGGAATAATTCCTGCTATATTAGCAGCACGTTTAGACCCTGTGGAGGCGATGCGTTCGGTGTAA
- a CDS encoding ABC transporter ATP-binding protein, producing MSDNPNLIEINNLSVLFKGENGHHKAVKNVNLKLKKGETVGIVGESGSGKTVTSLSMMRLLPHAPYCNTEGEILFNSREYGEVDLLKIPFEKLRYLRGGEISMIFQEPMTSLNPVFTCGNQVLESILKHENITKKAAKQRVLQLFEKVHLTNPERIYSAYPHEVSGGQKQRVMIAMALACNPLLLIADEPTTALDVTVQAAILEILRELRETEDMSVVFITHDLGVVAEFADRIIVMYQGEIVEEGAVWDIFSNPQHPYTKGLLACRPRLDLKLRVLPVVSDFMATDEHGNISEITEAKFQSVGQALMLNFQSEAELRKRHEKLVQQMPLVQVKNLTKEFIKTKGFFSNKKETVKAVNDVSFDVYPGEILGLVGESGCGKSTLGRSLLRLVEPTSGEIIFEGKNILDLNQKEMRAIRKDIQIIFQDPYGSLNPRMTIGEIIMEPMRIHGIMNNDKERRAYVIELLETVNLNAYHFNRYPHEFSGGQRQRICIARALALQPKFIICDESVSALDVSVQAQVLNLLNDLKEKFNLTYIFISHDLAVVKFIADRILVMKDGQIVETGFSEDIYEKPKRTYTRDLIKAIPRGDLDTIRRIMLKRKLQKSG from the coding sequence ATGTCTGATAATCCTAATTTAATTGAAATAAATAACCTATCTGTTCTTTTCAAGGGAGAAAATGGACATCATAAGGCTGTAAAAAACGTAAACTTAAAGCTAAAAAAAGGGGAAACTGTCGGTATTGTAGGAGAGTCGGGCTCGGGTAAAACGGTTACGTCCCTTTCTATGATGCGTCTTTTGCCACACGCTCCTTATTGTAATACAGAAGGCGAAATTTTATTCAATTCTAGGGAATATGGAGAAGTAGATTTATTAAAAATTCCTTTTGAAAAGCTGCGTTATCTGAGAGGTGGAGAAATATCTATGATTTTTCAAGAGCCTATGACTTCCCTCAATCCTGTCTTTACGTGTGGAAATCAAGTCTTAGAATCGATTCTAAAACACGAAAACATTACAAAGAAAGCTGCCAAACAGCGAGTATTGCAACTTTTTGAAAAAGTTCATCTCACTAACCCAGAAAGAATTTATAGTGCTTATCCTCATGAAGTTTCGGGTGGACAAAAACAGCGTGTTATGATAGCTATGGCTCTTGCCTGTAATCCACTCCTGCTCATTGCAGATGAACCCACTACGGCACTTGACGTAACTGTACAGGCTGCTATTTTGGAAATTTTGAGAGAGCTTAGAGAAACAGAAGATATGTCAGTGGTTTTTATTACGCATGACTTAGGAGTAGTGGCAGAATTTGCTGACAGAATTATTGTGATGTATCAAGGCGAAATTGTGGAAGAAGGTGCTGTATGGGATATTTTTTCCAACCCTCAACACCCTTATACAAAAGGACTTTTGGCGTGTCGTCCTCGTTTAGATTTAAAATTACGTGTTTTGCCAGTAGTATCTGACTTTATGGCAACCGACGAACACGGAAATATTTCAGAAATTACAGAAGCCAAGTTTCAGTCTGTCGGACAGGCTCTAATGCTCAACTTTCAAAGCGAAGCCGAACTAAGAAAACGCCATGAAAAATTAGTACAACAAATGCCTTTAGTGCAAGTAAAAAACCTTACAAAAGAATTTATCAAAACAAAAGGATTCTTTTCCAATAAAAAAGAAACCGTAAAGGCTGTCAATGATGTATCTTTTGATGTTTATCCAGGAGAAATTTTGGGCTTGGTAGGCGAATCGGGTTGTGGAAAATCTACATTGGGCAGAAGTCTTTTAAGATTAGTAGAACCTACTTCTGGAGAAATTATTTTTGAAGGCAAAAATATCTTAGACCTCAATCAGAAAGAAATGCGTGCTATCAGAAAGGATATTCAAATTATCTTTCAAGACCCTTATGGCTCTCTCAATCCAAGAATGACCATCGGAGAAATTATCATGGAACCGATGCGAATACACGGAATCATGAACAATGACAAAGAACGAAGAGCCTATGTTATTGAACTTTTAGAGACTGTAAACCTAAACGCCTACCACTTCAATCGTTATCCACACGAATTTTCTGGAGGACAGCGTCAGCGTATCTGTATTGCTCGTGCGCTTGCCTTGCAACCTAAATTTATTATATGTGATGAATCCGTTTCTGCACTTGATGTTTCTGTACAAGCACAAGTTTTGAATCTTCTGAATGATTTAAAGGAGAAATTTAACCTTACTTATATCTTTATTTCTCACGATTTGGCAGTTGTCAAGTTTATTGCCGACCGTATTTTGGTAATGAAAGATGGACAAATTGTAGAAACAGGTTTTTCAGAAGACATTTATGAAAAGCCAAAACGAACCTATACAAGAGACCTTATAAAAGCCATTCCGAGAGGAGATTTAGACACCATCAGAAGAATTATGCTCAAAAGAAAACTTCAAAAGTCTGGTTGA